Genomic window (Castor canadensis chromosome X, mCasCan1.hap1v2, whole genome shotgun sequence):
TTTTACAGCTTTGAACATctgcaaaaatttaaattacactaaattaaaattaagttaggGTAGATTTAGTGTTGCTCCTGTGACCAGATTGACTCAAATTAGAGAATTTGGTTTAGCGATACTTCTATTCGGAAAGAATTATATATATTCCTTAGTGTGTATGATCAGCCTCAACACAAGCAGATCTCTAGAAACAGAGCAGGAAGGAGATGCTAAGTTGTATTGTGGATATTATGGATAGTGTGTAACACGTATAAGGATATTATGCATAACATATAACATTCTGAAAGCGAGAAAGATATTCTGGCAACAGAGAGGAATAGAGGAAAATTTGATATACAGAATGTTCATAGAAATTTAAGGGCATCTTACATTGCGTAGAATGTTGTAATGATTATTTTCATCCATCTCCTGTTCTTCTTGCTTCCAGATCTAAGCTGAACCCAATGTGTTATATCCCAAGTATTCTCAGGGTCGTTCTACATTCGGGATCTTGGTCATCAGCTGTTAAGAGTAAGACTTCATTTAGCTTGCCAAGGAAAGCAGATTggtttgtttgcattttaaaaagtatttgttatatttctttgAAGACTGAAGATGTTGCGTTAACTGACATGTGAAAACGTAGACGTAATGCTACCATGTGCACTGATAAACCAATACTTCATTTCTAGTAAATGAATGCCACCACTCAGTTGTTTCCCTTGTGACCAGAATGGATTTTAGCCGCTTTCAGAACCGTTATGTTCTAATTATCTGGACGTTCTCTGGAgactttttaaatctaatttataaatttttagaatTCATCAACATAAATCTGCATTTGGAGTTGAAGAATATCGATCTGTTTTTGAAATGTATGTACCCATCTGTATTCTTAAAACTTCGGTATTTTATACATTCTTGTTTGTCATTTACATTGCCACTGTaccaaaaaaaagcattttcaaaatgtaaatttaaaagcaTGGGTAGCAATTTGGGGTTTGTAACATTAGCAGCTGGAGAAATTGAATACTAAGTGATAACCAGTTATCTTGAGGttttaagggaaaaagaaagtgaaaataactaCGCTGTTGTATTTACATAGAAAAGTTTTGAAACAAGACAGGTTGTAGTGGTACATAAaacatttacttttacttttacaaaataggttaggtaaaaatgtcattttactcTAATTAAATTGCATTGTACAAGTGAAGAGCCAATCTCATAATAAAAGAGGTCTCTGTTTTCCTGATGCAAGACTCATggaaataaaactataataaagTGTCACGTTGAGCATCTGGTCTTCTTACTTTGTGTTACTGGCATGTTGTTACACGTACTGATATGATACACATACTGGCACATCTGACTAGCAATTTGTATCATAGTCTCTGTTTTTAAgatttgcttattttataaatttgttaaCTCTAATAAAGTGAGGTCTGGCACACAGTTCAATCGTCTACGTCTTTAAGGAAACAGAGTCATTGATCAGTTTGTAAAACATTCTCCCAATTATTTTCACAACTGAAAATAAGGGAATACAACTTCACATGGCTTTGTAACACAAAGGTAACAACTATGAAGATGAATAAACCTGCATTTGACTGTGTCCCATTTTGCCATACATCACAAACACACCAACACCATAGATTGAAGATACGAGGCCGGGTTATTTATTTcctgaaataagtaaaataagaaatataagtaCACGGTGTAGTTTGAAGTTCTTACTCTGTGGAGTTCTGAACACTGACATAGGTGGGATGTGTCTTGAGAGTAAGGACTGCTTTTAACACTTAAGTAAGCAGATTTAACGAGCTGACTTACCGTCAGTGTTGATGAGTAATCAAAACTCACATTTCAGAGTAATACATTaagggaaattgctgaatttACAGGGTATATCCTTTTGCCCTACTTTGCCTAAAGCTTAGAATTGTGCTTCATTAGTGTAAAACTGCTCTAACGCTTTTCTTCTAGCGATACGGTTTGTCTAaagattctttgaaaagacaactGTGGTTGCAATTTGTGGATCTTTGTTGTGAAACAATTTTCTTGCTTTTGGTTGAAATTCCATTTTACCACTTCATCCTGGAAAGTCTAAAATTGCAATTTAACATTAAAGCAGGAATAAGTCACAGCTCTATGTACTCTACTTGAAGGAGTTGTTTTGAAAACATTGTGTGGAGATTTTCTGCTTTCATGGCTTTGATTATGTTCTAAATGGTTTTAGGCATTGTTAGCATAAGCTGTGTTATTTGTCAGAGTCTCTGGCTCTGTCTGTAACAGTAGCGCAGACCTGATACAACTGTCTTCCAGACAGTGGTATGGGCCTACATACTTCATCACCACCTATCTGACACTCAGACCAGTCAGGACAGCAGTGCATGTTCAGATAACATAGGGGGTCACCTGGCAGTAAGAGCCACATAGATGTGGTGACACCAAATGCTGTTAGTACttagggttatttttttttctcagaaatgatACTTTAACCCCACAATCATTCATACCTGGAATAGGGCAAAAGCCTGGGGTTCCTTTCTGCCTGAGTCAACTGTTGTGTCCATTACAGAACAAATGGGAACTGGATATGGTTTGAGCTGGGCAAATAAATTCTTGGGACCTTCTTTGCTCATGTGATACCCAGGGCTTTTCTCCTAGACCTCTTCAGCTGAGTGGCCTGTGGGTGCAAGTTGAAGTATGAATCTGTGGCCAGGCAAACTTTCTGTTGGAATTCTTCTGGCAGTACCTCGAGGATGGGGCAACAATAAGTCTATTTACACTGCTCAGTGTCACATCAGCCTGTACTGTAGAGGGACAGGAGTAACTCAAAGGTTTTCTTGCCCTACCTGTTAGTGACAGGCATTTGTACACTATGCACGAGGGAGGGGTGAAAGAAATACATCTTTCTTTGGTTGTGGCACTGCTGTGAATCTGCATGTGATGAGCATTGTCCATGTGTTTTCCTATGATGTTGTTGGAATGTCTTCTTTTTACCTCAGATGTTGTTTGAGTTATCTCTCTTGTTGTGTTTTAATTCGTTTAGCATAGGTTCGtgtccttcattttccttttgtgagGAACCAGAACTTTATTCCAatgatcttttatatttttgtctccaTTGCATTTTTCCTGCTCTGATCTTAATTTCTGTTACTTTTGGATGAAGACCGCTCTTGTTTCACTTGTATCTTGAGATGCAGTGGTAATCTGttccttcatgtttttaaatatttttttatggtGTACTTTTTTGATTTGGACATTGACTGCTATGGACTTCCTTAGTAGTGCTTTTGCTACATCACATAGGTTTTGATATTTAgtgtctccatttttgttttatcaagaagaacttattttttcttatttcctatttAATTCCTTTGTTGTTCAAAATTAAGCTGCTTATTTTCCATCTATTTGTATGGTGTTTAAAGTTTTTGTGTTTGATTTCTAACTTGATTCATTATGGTCAGAAAACAAACTTCCCATGAATTCCGTTTCTAAAAAATTGTTAAGACTAGGCTTATGAGCACTCATAATCTATCCTAGAGAATGTTCTATGTGCTATTAGGTAAAATGTGTATTTAACAGCTCTTGAATGTAATAATGTGGGTatttgttaggtccatttggtacCAGGTGCAAGTTAACTTGTATCTTTCTTACCTAgtatttttgctaattttctgGAAGGCCCTGAAATCTTCCCATCTGTGGTGctcactttcattcttttttagctGTAAGCAATCTGACCAGGTGTGGCTGCAATCTACAGCACAAGTGTAGATATGGTGTTAGCTactactgtttttctttctttctgcagatACTGTGGGCTAGTGGGACTTTAGCCTCTTCCTAAGTCTGGATCTTTTATCATCCCAGTTCTTTAAGGAAGAAAATCTGCTAGAGTTTGAGTAGGAATGGGTTGTGGACAGAGGTGGACTTAATTCTTCTCAACTGAGTTGTGGGGATAGCTCAGAGGGAGAATACCCGACTCTGGAATATGTGGGCTTGGTCTCAGTTCCTAGCAatggaaaaaacaatgaaaaggagaacaaaggaataaaaccataaggaaaaatgagagataaaaaataaaattgtaaaggtaactcaaaagaaaaaacccaaacaataagTGATAAAATAGATTGAAAGAGAAAACTGAGTGAAACTCATCCTAACTTGGAAAAGCAATCAGGGGTGGATGCTATGGAATATGACAGTCTAATCTCTGAGTGTCCCAGGTGCCCTGTATGGGAGGAgtagtggctcatgactgtagcTTATTGAGTTTTCTCTCAGCTTTCACCAAGTGAGTTCATGCAAAATGCAGGCTGTGCCAGGTGACTTGCTGAACCAGTGAAGGTGAAATGCTAGCTGTCAAAAGTATATTTTCTCTGAAGGTTTTTAGTCTGCACACTGGCAATGTGGTCAATCCCCAAATCGAGAATCTCTCATATGGCTGCTACCTCCCCAGTCAATATGACATGGTGCCCACTGAGACCCTGACAGAACAAAGGAAGACTATTGAAAACTGTAAGAAGTGCCAAGTGACTCCCAAAGGCAAACTTACCAACACTACATTAGACCTATTGGCTAAAAAACTAAGTCATgaaagcatggaatgatatatttcaagcactCTGGGTGATTACTgtgattactatatccagcaaagttattctttaaaactgacagagaaataaataccaagagaagcacaaactaaagtaatttatgaccaccaagtcaccattGCAAAGGATTCTTAAAGGAATcttacagagaagaggaagacagataGTCACAACCATGAGAGTGTGGGAGAGAATAAATCTCACTGTAGATAAGCAAGTGAAAAATAGGAAGGAATCAAAGACTAACAACTTAGTAAACCTCAAAACCTCTaagacaaataagaaagaaaaaaagcagtgctAGAGTCAAACAGGACAAAAACTAatttcatctatttcttcttgcatttctactagtttttgcttcatgtttGCCTCAGGCTCTGTCATTTGGCACTGCAATATTAGGAGTTCTTTCAACTACTTGTATAATTGGCCAGTTTCCTCTTATATGATACCCCTCTCTATATCTtacaattttgctttgtttgaaaTCTCTCATGAAATTAGTAGAGCTTCCCTACCTTTCTTTGATTTGTACCAGCATGGTGAGattttttgattcttttatttttgatcaaTACTTGTAAAAACATCGCAAGTCATTTTTTTACGCAACATACAGTGGAGTctgttttttaatctgaaaatctctgactttttattttgttttggtttcggcagtagtggggattgaatgcaaggcttcacatttgctaggcaggcattctaccacttgagctgctttgGCAGCCCCTGTGATCATGGACACTTAAAGTGCTATACATAAATTAATTTCTATTGTATTTGTtactgttttctgtttgcttggtAACCTGCTCTTATGTCCCCGTTTCTGTCTTCTGCTCTTATAACCTCCTACTAGGGTAAATTATGTGATTCTATATTTCTCTATCTTGCAGAAATTATacttgttttaaaacttttcaaagagGTTGCCTGAAATTTGAAATACACGTATACAACTAATCTAAGTTCACTTTCAAATGTACTATACCATTTAAAAGTAGTGCAAGTATCCAACGtaacaaaatatttctgattcctccttcctgtctcttgtgtcactttcatttatttcacttgcACATAAACCATGATCACTGCATATATTCTCACTATTACTAGTTTAAGTAAATTTCTTAAATCAGTTAAGAAGTtaattctttgtcattttctgttttgGTGTGCAACTCTTTTGCTtaccttttcccttctctctgacaAGCTTCTTTTTAGCATTTCTTGCCCAGTGTCTGATTAGAAttccttttaatttgtaaattaaaattagaagACTATCATCCTTGTTCTTCTGCTTCCATTTCAAAGGACAGTTGACAAGATGTAAGTTGTAGTTTAGTGTGTATTTTCCCTCTTGGCACATTTATTATATTGCTTCTGGGTCTTCTTGCTTGCATGATTCCTGAGAATAAGACATAGATGCTTTTCTATAGGCAAAGTGTTTTTATGCCTTATGTTAAGGTTTTGTATTCTGTCTGTTTTGAATATATTTCCAGGTACAGTTATGCCAAGTCTCTACCATCCTGATATCTGGGACTTGGTTTCTGTTAATTGAAATTCCCTCtgcaaactgtgtgtgtgtgtgtgtgtgtgtgtgtgtgtgtgcgcgcgtgtgtgtgttttctgttccttctgcTATTACCATTACAGGATTTTGCTCTCTGTGTAGTTGTCCTATACTTCTTGGATATTCATTCTGCTCTTTTAAAGTTTTGCACTCTTTATTTGGGGGAAggagacagggtcatgctatgactagactgaccttgaactcactatgaagccctagctggccttgaacttgtgcttCTCCTGTcccagcatcctgagtgctggattacaggcaagtgccaACACATCCAGTTGGTTTCTTTCGTTGTGCTTTGTATTTTGGAAAGCTTCTATTGCTTTATCCTGATGCCTATAGGTTGATTCTCAGTTATGTCCAGCGTACCAGTGAGCTTAGCAAAGTCATtctacattttgttttgcttctttctctgaTGCCCATCTCTTTTCTTGGGTTACTCATCTCTCTTCTTTTATGTTTGTACTTTTGTCAGTGATAGCCATTGGTGTATTAATTATACACATACCCAGTTTAAAAAAGCCTTCCCTTCCCTAGTAGTCtccattttactttcatgacttGCTGCCCTGCTTGGGTTGCACAAGCGAGAGAAAACACCCAGGTCTTGTTTgggcatctggcttatttcacctaacgaTTTAGTACATTCGTGATAGAAGTGGTTGCTGTACAACCACCTCTATGAGGTTCCTAAATATCTCTGTCACTGCTCACGGAGCAGAATCCATGTTTCCAGCCCCAGGAATCCTTCTATCTGAACATACTTAACTTGCATTGAATGTTTACATAAATGGAGCCAACCAGTAAGTGACTTTTGGGGACTTTCAGCTTTCACTAAGCGTAGTATTTCAAGGTTAATCCACATGGCAGTACGTATCAGTTTTACCATTACTTTTGgccatttttattaatgtacatTAGCTGTACAAagtaatgagtttcattgtgacatttccatacataagaATAATGTATTTTGTTCATAGTCATCCACTCTCTGGTTGTTTCTTTCATAGGACTggtatttgaagtcagggcttcacgctggcaaagtaggccctctaccactggagccatactttctgtctgttttgctctggttattttggagatgagctcTCTTGCCAGGGCTGCCCTCAAAcagtgaccctcccaatctcagccttccgagtaggcaggatcacaggcatgagccaccactgatcagtttctttccctttcctctccacaCTTTCCCAatccctttttctccttccacaGACCTAACAGTGCCGTCTTTTATTTCATGTCACTTTTGCTAAAAATTCACGTCAGAGGAAATGTGATAACTATTCTCCAGTGTGGCTTCTATGACCtaacatgatgttctgcagttccatgcaCTTTCCCCCagtgacataatttctttcttccttatggctgaataatacgtCTCCGTGTACTTACATACCATGTGGTTTTTGACCCACTTTGAGTCAATTTTTGCATGGGGTGAGAGACAGaattctagtttcagtcttctacatatgtgtgtattcacttttcccagcacgATTTACTAAAGAGGCCTTTTCCTCCCAATGTATGTCATGGCACCTTTGTCAATACCCAGGTGACCtatcatatacagcctttattatctTGAAGAATGATTCCGCTCTTCCTACCTTATTCAGGGCCTTTACCATGAAGGTATGTTGAATATTGTCTATggtttttttctacatctattgaaatAATGTGTATATTTGGTTCTTTATTCTACTTATATGCTATAGCTCTgagcccaaatcaccttcaacCAGGGAGAGCCTACAAACATTACCATGAAGGGAACAAACACCCTCATCATGGCAGTAACCATACCTGCAGAAGATGAATGGCAACTGCATTGCCAGGAAAAGTGGGACCTAGAAAAGCCCATCTGCCTGCTGGGggagtttcctgatgtctgggctgaGAACAGGCCCCATGGCCTGGCTTGCAAAAACATGCCCATAATGGTAGAACTCAAGCCTGGGGCTCTCCCTGGCAGACAGAGGCAGTATCCAGA
Coding sequences:
- the LOC141419535 gene encoding uncharacterized protein isoform X1, with product MSYWYQVWINTSDVILVGLRDYQLKSMKRTHLVPERMMKSSLMMSEMMMKTLMISKLNPMCYIPSILRVVLHSGSWSSAVKSKTSFSLPRKADWFVCILKSICYISLKTEDVALTDM